The Desulforegulaceae bacterium genome includes a window with the following:
- a CDS encoding thiazole synthase — translation MEDFLEIGGKKLKSRLFTGTGKYFNDSLIPEVIEKSECEVITIALRRVDFNSKTENLTDYIPRHMTLLPNTSGARNHDEAVRIARLARASGCGNWVKIEVISDTKYLFPDNHETLKASEILVKEGFVVLPYISPDFVVAKQLENAGVAAVMPLGAPIGSNRGLKTKEMIQIIIDEIKVAVIVDAGIGKPSHACEAMEMGADACLVNTAIASSDNPVLMAEAFKNAVNAGRSCFLAKAGKIKTKASASSPLTGFLGGEN, via the coding sequence ATGGAAGATTTTTTGGAAATAGGCGGGAAAAAACTTAAAAGCAGACTTTTTACAGGAACAGGAAAATATTTTAATGATTCACTGATTCCTGAAGTAATAGAAAAATCTGAGTGCGAAGTTATAACAATTGCTTTAAGAAGAGTGGATTTTAATTCAAAAACAGAAAATCTTACAGACTATATACCAAGACATATGACACTTCTTCCAAATACATCAGGGGCAAGAAACCATGATGAGGCTGTAAGAATTGCAAGGCTTGCAAGGGCATCGGGGTGTGGCAACTGGGTGAAAATTGAAGTTATTTCAGATACAAAATATCTATTTCCGGACAACCACGAAACATTAAAGGCTTCAGAAATTCTTGTAAAGGAAGGTTTTGTTGTTCTTCCCTATATAAGTCCTGATTTTGTTGTTGCAAAACAGCTTGAAAATGCAGGTGTAGCTGCTGTAATGCCTCTTGGTGCTCCAATAGGATCAAACAGGGGTCTTAAAACAAAGGAAATGATTCAGATTATTATTGATGAAATTAAGGTAGCTGTAATTGTTGACGCAGGAATTGGAAAGCCTTCCCATGCATGCGAGGCAATGGAAATGGGAGCTGATGCCTGTCTTGTAAATACTGCAATTGCATCATCAGATAATCCTGTTTTAATGGCAGAAGCTTTTAAAAATGCAGTAAATGCAGGAAGAAGTTGCTTTCTTGCAAAAGCCGGGAAAATAAAAACAAAAGCCAGTGCCTCATCTCCTTTGACAGGCTTTTTGGGCGGGGAGAATTAA
- a CDS encoding YtfJ family protein, whose product MKKLFFLIQALFLTGFISLGISAEIKVGTRLPQVKIEDKGIFTFDYEIQNKKMTIKKNSQINYRPWSLAELEGKVSTIYHLAARTGIDEINKDYIDALIEADFPANLPDSPYKTTTILNMDDALWGTSKIAVSRFHKSQVEFPYAYYVVDGKGKALEKWGLKTKESAVIIIDKKGEVLFFKEGKLTPEEINLAILKIREALNK is encoded by the coding sequence ATGAAAAAACTATTTTTCCTGATTCAAGCTTTATTTTTAACTGGTTTTATATCTTTGGGAATTTCTGCTGAAATTAAAGTTGGAACCAGGCTTCCCCAAGTTAAAATTGAAGACAAGGGTATTTTTACCTTTGATTATGAAATCCAAAACAAAAAAATGACTATTAAAAAAAATTCTCAAATAAATTACAGACCATGGTCTTTGGCAGAGCTTGAAGGAAAAGTCTCAACAATTTATCATCTTGCAGCAAGAACTGGAATTGACGAAATAAACAAAGACTATATAGATGCTCTTATTGAAGCAGATTTCCCTGCCAATCTTCCTGATTCCCCATACAAAACAACAACAATTTTAAATATGGACGATGCCCTCTGGGGAACTTCTAAAATTGCAGTTTCAAGGTTTCATAAAAGCCAGGTTGAATTCCCCTATGCCTATTATGTGGTGGATGGAAAAGGCAAAGCCCTTGAAAAGTGGGGATTAAAAACCAAAGAATCTGCAGTAATTATTATTGATAAAAAAGGAGAAGTTCTTTTTTTTAAAGAAGGAAAATTAACTCCTGAAGAAATTAATCTGGCAATTTTAAAAATAAGAGAAGCACTTAATAAATAA
- a CDS encoding penicillin acylase family protein, with amino-acid sequence MRKNFLVLLILVPFVLNGCAGIVTNKFKSSVFKNEDQGSFSQLENRVVVKKNSFGIPLIEAQNMEDLAFACGYSDASDRLAQMVQLKLVSQGRLSEFGGEVFIDLDLFMRSLDFKKRANSLLKGTSEETIKLLELYSEGVNAYLERHKDDLTPTLKMADYIPEKWTPFDSASLFMVLNFGLSLNFHEEITALHFLEKLEPEKIPYLFPVYPDEDLPFDEVPKLKALKKASGKNIYGSLEKVSAMLEDLGLNHLAASNNWAVSKNIALNNKSIFANDTHLPISLPGIWNLKHLKCPGFNSAGVSGAGFPAIIAGFNGNLAWGMTMSMADNQDVFVEKIRNIEGSLYYLYEDNWLRTKKRTEVFKTKEGKTFEFIIHETHHGPIINHTFKNDRISVLQPVSGEMEYAVSLKTPFFEKDDSMEQFFKLNQAKDVFEAREYIKEIKTISLNLVFADKENIGWQVTGNYPLRKNGRGLFPSPGWTGEYEWTGTLSNDEFPFSINPKWGFVATANHRTVSKDFPHTLSSSWYYPDRFERIKEMIEEGGNDFKKMKEIQMDVKASLPLKLRKKGIFSPFTSKINLVISSMEEPQRSNAQEILDMISSFDGEMTVDSINGCVYQVFLHCASKRIFMDELGPETSTQWKSFCANEFFNYSPFYDHLLQRENSPFFNDINTDKKETKYEVLAYALADTKQFLEKELGKDKNNWQWGKLHTYYFQTETSKLSKHLGFFQRKGVNLLSDYFNRGPYPAPGDFGTVNVAGNFPSKDFDVCMIPSMRIIVDFSLDEPFWGINSTGQSEHPSSVHYDDGIKAWLKGEYMNFPFKEENIDKIYKKAYILTP; translated from the coding sequence ATGAGGAAAAATTTTTTGGTCCTATTAATTTTAGTTCCCTTTGTTTTAAACGGATGTGCTGGAATTGTAACAAATAAGTTTAAAAGTTCTGTTTTTAAGAATGAAGATCAGGGGAGTTTTTCCCAGCTTGAAAACAGGGTGGTTGTAAAAAAGAATAGTTTTGGAATTCCTTTAATAGAAGCTCAAAACATGGAAGATCTTGCTTTTGCCTGCGGATACTCAGATGCTTCAGACAGACTTGCTCAAATGGTTCAGTTAAAGCTTGTTTCCCAGGGAAGACTTTCTGAATTTGGAGGTGAAGTTTTTATTGATCTTGATTTGTTTATGAGAAGCCTTGATTTTAAAAAAAGAGCCAACTCCCTTTTAAAAGGAACAAGTGAAGAAACAATCAAGCTTCTTGAATTATACAGCGAAGGGGTAAATGCTTATTTGGAAAGGCATAAGGATGATTTGACTCCTACCTTAAAAATGGCAGACTATATTCCTGAGAAATGGACTCCTTTTGATTCAGCTTCACTTTTTATGGTGCTTAATTTTGGGCTTTCCTTAAATTTTCACGAAGAAATTACAGCACTTCATTTTCTTGAGAAATTAGAACCAGAGAAAATTCCCTATCTTTTTCCTGTTTATCCAGATGAAGATCTTCCTTTTGATGAAGTTCCAAAACTTAAGGCCCTTAAAAAAGCATCAGGTAAGAATATTTATGGTTCTTTAGAAAAAGTATCTGCAATGCTTGAAGATCTTGGGCTCAACCATTTGGCAGCTTCAAATAACTGGGCTGTTTCAAAAAACATTGCCTTAAATAATAAGTCTATTTTTGCCAATGACACCCATCTTCCAATTTCCCTTCCAGGAATTTGGAATTTAAAGCATTTAAAATGTCCTGGATTTAATTCAGCCGGAGTTTCCGGAGCAGGGTTTCCTGCAATTATAGCAGGATTTAATGGAAATCTTGCCTGGGGAATGACAATGTCAATGGCTGATAATCAGGATGTTTTTGTTGAAAAAATAAGAAATATCGAAGGTTCTCTTTATTATCTTTATGAGGACAATTGGCTCAGGACAAAGAAAAGAACAGAGGTTTTTAAAACAAAGGAAGGAAAAACCTTTGAGTTTATTATCCATGAAACCCATCATGGACCGATTATAAATCATACATTTAAAAACGATAGAATTTCTGTGCTTCAGCCTGTTTCCGGTGAAATGGAATATGCTGTTTCTTTAAAAACTCCTTTTTTTGAAAAAGATGACAGCATGGAGCAGTTTTTTAAACTGAACCAGGCAAAAGATGTTTTTGAAGCAAGGGAGTATATTAAGGAAATAAAGACAATTTCCCTTAATCTTGTGTTTGCAGATAAAGAAAACATAGGCTGGCAGGTTACAGGAAATTATCCCTTAAGAAAAAATGGAAGAGGGCTTTTTCCTTCCCCTGGATGGACAGGAGAATATGAGTGGACAGGAACACTTTCAAATGATGAATTTCCATTTAGCATAAATCCAAAATGGGGATTTGTTGCCACAGCAAACCATAGAACCGTTTCAAAGGATTTTCCCCATACTCTTTCATCTTCCTGGTATTACCCGGATAGATTTGAAAGAATAAAAGAAATGATAGAAGAAGGGGGAAATGATTTTAAAAAAATGAAGGAAATTCAGATGGATGTAAAAGCAAGTCTTCCCCTGAAACTTCGTAAAAAAGGAATTTTTTCTCCTTTTACCTCAAAAATAAATCTTGTTATTTCAAGTATGGAAGAACCCCAAAGATCCAATGCCCAGGAAATTTTGGACATGATTTCATCCTTTGATGGGGAGATGACAGTAGATTCTATAAACGGCTGTGTTTATCAGGTTTTTTTGCATTGTGCCTCAAAAAGAATTTTTATGGACGAACTTGGACCAGAAACTTCCACCCAATGGAAATCTTTTTGTGCCAATGAATTCTTTAATTATTCACCTTTTTATGACCATCTTCTTCAAAGAGAAAACAGTCCTTTTTTTAATGATATAAACACAGATAAAAAGGAAACAAAATACGAAGTTCTTGCCTATGCGCTGGCTGATACAAAGCAGTTTCTTGAAAAAGAATTGGGTAAGGATAAAAATAATTGGCAATGGGGAAAACTTCATACTTATTATTTTCAGACTGAAACATCAAAGCTTTCAAAACATCTTGGTTTTTTCCAAAGAAAAGGAGTTAATCTGCTTTCAGATTATTTTAATAGAGGGCCTTATCCTGCTCCCGGAGATTTTGGGACAGTAAATGTTGCGGGTAATTTTCCCTCAAAAGATTTTGATGTATGTATGATTCCGTCCATGAGGATAATTGTGGATTTTTCACTGGATGAACCTTTTTGGGGAATAAATTCCACAGGGCAGTCAGAACATCCTTCAAGTGTTCATTATGATGATGGAATAAAGGCCTGGCTTAAAGGTGAATATATGAATTTTCCTTTTAAAGAGGAAAACATCGATAAAATTTATAAAAAAGCTTATATTCTCACCCCCTGA
- a CDS encoding Tex family protein, which translates to MDTMIIEKASKALNINKAGVEAVDSLLKEGSTIAFIARYRKEKTGSLDEVEISLIKDTLEQIKTLEKRKEAVLASLEEQKVLTPELKSKLINCVALPELEDIYLPFRPKKRTKASMAREKGLLPLAEKILLQVEGFDPLKESKKFINPEKGVNSEDEAIEGAKFIIAEIVSENPDLRGKIREIFKTQSIIKAKLVKTKENEAQKFKDYFDYQEEIRKSPGHRILAVLRGNSLGYLSFSIRPDDSKPLQVLKNNYLRNSKFSYLVNEAIEDSYKRLILPSMETEIKNSLKEKADLEAIEVFASNLKELLMAPPLGKKRVLAIDPGLRTGCKTVVLDDKGDLKEDFIIFPFEKNKVNQAKDLIKKAIEKYKIETITVGNGTGGRETQNFLKSINLEIPIILTDESGASIYSASEAAREEFPDHDLTVRGAVSIGRRLLDPLAELVKIDPKSIGVGQYQHDVDQKLLKSKLDTVVFSCVNQVGVDLNLASKELLSYVSGLGPRLAKNIIDFRTENKGFKTRKELKKVPKLGPKTFEQCAGFLRISNSANPLDSSAVHPESYKIVEKMAKDLSSEVIDLIKNKSLRDKIDLNLYITEKTGLPTLKDIIDELAKPGRDPRSNFEIFSFKEGINSISDLEEKMLLPGIVTNVTKFGAFVDIGVHQDGLVHISEMADKFIKDPSEVVKVNQKVMVRVISIDPQRKRIGLSMKKEAALNH; encoded by the coding sequence ATGGACACAATGATAATTGAAAAGGCATCAAAGGCTCTAAATATAAATAAAGCCGGGGTTGAAGCAGTAGATTCTCTTTTAAAAGAAGGCTCAACCATTGCCTTTATAGCAAGATATAGAAAGGAAAAAACAGGCTCACTTGATGAAGTTGAAATCAGTCTTATAAAAGACACCCTTGAGCAGATAAAAACTTTAGAAAAACGCAAAGAAGCTGTTTTGGCTTCACTTGAAGAACAAAAAGTTTTAACCCCTGAACTTAAATCAAAGCTAATTAATTGTGTAGCTCTTCCAGAGCTTGAAGATATTTACCTTCCGTTTCGTCCTAAAAAAAGAACTAAAGCATCCATGGCAAGGGAAAAAGGACTTTTGCCCCTTGCTGAAAAAATCCTTCTTCAGGTTGAAGGTTTTGATCCTTTAAAAGAATCAAAAAAATTTATCAACCCTGAAAAGGGAGTAAATTCAGAAGACGAAGCAATTGAAGGAGCAAAATTTATAATTGCTGAAATTGTTTCTGAAAATCCTGATTTAAGAGGTAAAATAAGAGAAATTTTTAAAACTCAGTCAATTATTAAAGCAAAGCTTGTAAAAACAAAGGAAAATGAAGCTCAAAAATTTAAAGATTATTTTGATTATCAGGAAGAAATAAGAAAATCACCCGGACATAGAATTTTAGCTGTTTTAAGAGGAAATTCCCTTGGATATCTTTCTTTTTCCATAAGGCCTGATGATTCAAAACCTCTTCAGGTTTTAAAAAACAATTATCTAAGAAACAGCAAGTTTTCCTATCTTGTAAACGAGGCAATTGAAGACTCTTATAAAAGACTGATTCTTCCTTCAATGGAAACTGAAATTAAAAACTCTTTAAAGGAAAAAGCAGACCTTGAAGCAATTGAAGTATTTGCCTCAAATTTAAAAGAACTTTTAATGGCTCCGCCCCTGGGTAAAAAAAGAGTTCTTGCAATTGATCCCGGCCTTAGAACAGGATGTAAAACTGTTGTTTTAGATGACAAGGGAGATTTAAAAGAAGATTTTATAATCTTTCCCTTTGAAAAAAACAAGGTAAACCAGGCCAAAGATTTAATAAAAAAAGCAATTGAAAAATACAAGATTGAAACGATAACTGTTGGAAACGGAACAGGAGGAAGGGAAACCCAAAACTTTTTAAAATCCATTAATCTTGAAATTCCAATTATCCTCACCGATGAAAGCGGAGCTTCCATTTATTCGGCTTCTGAAGCTGCAAGGGAAGAATTCCCTGACCATGATCTCACTGTAAGGGGAGCTGTTTCAATTGGAAGAAGACTTTTAGATCCTTTGGCAGAGCTTGTTAAAATTGACCCCAAATCAATTGGTGTGGGCCAATACCAGCATGATGTGGATCAAAAGCTTTTAAAATCAAAACTTGATACTGTGGTTTTTTCCTGTGTTAACCAGGTTGGAGTTGATTTAAACCTGGCAAGCAAAGAACTCCTTTCCTATGTTTCAGGCCTTGGGCCCAGGCTGGCAAAAAATATAATAGATTTCAGGACAGAAAATAAAGGATTTAAAACCAGGAAAGAGCTTAAAAAAGTTCCAAAACTAGGTCCCAAAACCTTTGAGCAATGCGCTGGTTTTTTAAGAATTTCAAATTCAGCCAATCCCCTTGATTCCAGTGCTGTTCATCCAGAATCTTATAAAATAGTGGAAAAAATGGCAAAAGACCTTTCTTCTGAAGTAATTGATCTTATAAAAAATAAAAGCTTAAGGGATAAAATTGACTTAAATCTTTATATAACCGAAAAAACAGGGCTTCCCACCTTAAAAGACATAATTGATGAGCTTGCAAAACCAGGGCGTGACCCAAGAAGTAATTTTGAAATATTTTCCTTTAAAGAAGGAATAAATTCAATTTCAGATCTTGAAGAAAAAATGCTCCTCCCAGGAATTGTAACAAATGTAACAAAGTTTGGTGCTTTTGTTGATATTGGAGTTCACCAGGACGGACTTGTCCATATAAGCGAAATGGCAGATAAATTTATTAAAGATCCCTCTGAAGTGGTCAAGGTAAATCAAAAAGTCATGGTAAGAGTTATTTCAATTGATCCTCAAAGAAAAAGAATTGGCCTTTCCATGAAAAAAGAAGCCGCCCTAAATCATTAA
- the thiS gene encoding sulfur carrier protein ThiS has product MVVILNGQKEKIPRGTALGEFLKSKGANFDEIVVELNESVIETKNYNQTILKENDRLEVLRFVGGG; this is encoded by the coding sequence ATGGTAGTAATTTTAAACGGTCAAAAGGAAAAAATTCCAAGGGGAACAGCTCTTGGTGAATTTTTAAAATCAAAGGGAGCCAATTTTGATGAAATAGTAGTTGAGTTAAATGAATCTGTTATTGAAACAAAAAATTATAATCAAACAATTTTAAAAGAAAACGACAGGCTTGAGGTTTTAAGGTTTGTGGGAGGCGGATGA
- the thiF gene encoding sulfur carrier protein ThiS adenylyltransferase ThiF: MEKVINEFEKGILTYLGSEKYFFLKEIKIAVLGAGGLGSNCAFNLVRCGFTKFVLIDFDIVEPSNLNRQFYFLNQCGKPKVEALKENLLKINPDLEIETFCQKIESKNDLKTFDDCDAIIEAFDNSFYKKITAEYFMKRRNLLVSASGISGFGNSDRIKVKKISETFYIVGDFVSESNEKTPPFSPCVNIAAAKQADIVFEFFYKCSV; the protein is encoded by the coding sequence ATGGAAAAAGTTATAAATGAATTTGAAAAAGGAATTTTAACTTATCTTGGCAGTGAAAAATATTTTTTTTTAAAAGAAATAAAAATTGCTGTTTTAGGTGCAGGGGGCCTTGGTTCAAATTGTGCCTTTAATCTTGTAAGGTGCGGATTTACAAAATTTGTTTTAATAGATTTTGATATAGTTGAACCCTCAAATTTAAACAGGCAGTTTTATTTTTTAAATCAATGCGGCAAACCAAAGGTTGAAGCATTAAAAGAAAATCTTTTGAAAATTAATCCTGATCTTGAAATTGAAACCTTTTGCCAAAAAATTGAATCAAAAAATGACTTAAAAACATTTGATGATTGTGATGCCATAATAGAAGCTTTTGACAATAGTTTTTATAAAAAAATTACAGCAGAATATTTTATGAAAAGAAGAAATCTTCTTGTTTCTGCATCAGGTATTTCAGGATTTGGAAACAGTGACAGAATAAAAGTCAAAAAAATAAGTGAAACTTTTTATATAGTGGGAGATTTTGTTTCAGAATCAAATGAAAAAACCCCTCCGTTCAGCCCATGTGTAAATATTGCTGCTGCAAAACAGGCAGATATTGTTTTTGAATTTTTTTATAAATGTTCAGTTTAA
- the thiE gene encoding thiamine phosphate synthase, producing MTVFPQTDIYCITDHSHSKGRDNLFVVKKMLENGIKILQYREKFKSIKEKYLECLEIRKLTKKYNCCFIVNDHVDLAILCDADGVHLGQDDLPLKEVRKLIGNNKIIGISTHNPSQAIEAQKSGADYIGVGPIFKTSTKVDVCEPVGLTYLDFVVKNIKIPFVAIGGIKEDNLLSVIKRGANCVCLVTEITEAENIDEKIMNLKRICNCSV from the coding sequence ATGACTGTTTTTCCTCAAACAGATATTTACTGCATAACAGATCACAGCCATTCAAAAGGCCGTGATAATCTTTTTGTAGTAAAAAAGATGCTTGAAAACGGAATAAAAATTCTTCAATACAGGGAAAAATTTAAGTCAATCAAGGAAAAATATCTTGAATGCCTTGAAATAAGAAAGCTTACAAAAAAATACAATTGTTGTTTTATTGTAAATGATCATGTTGATCTTGCAATTTTATGCGATGCAGACGGAGTTCATCTAGGTCAGGATGATCTTCCTTTAAAAGAAGTAAGAAAACTTATTGGCAACAATAAAATAATAGGAATTTCAACACACAACCCCTCACAGGCAATTGAAGCCCAAAAATCAGGAGCTGATTATATAGGAGTTGGGCCCATATTTAAAACTTCTACAAAAGTTGATGTTTGTGAACCTGTAGGTTTAACTTATCTTGATTTTGTTGTGAAAAATATAAAAATTCCCTTTGTGGCAATAGGGGGAATTAAAGAAGATAATCTTTTATCTGTGATTAAAAGGGGGGCAAATTGCGTTTGTCTTGTTACTGAAATTACAGAAGCTGAAAATATAGACGAAAAAATTATGAATTTAAAACGTATCTGTAATTGTTCAGTCTAA
- the ybaK gene encoding Cys-tRNA(Pro) deacylase: MTPAVNLLKKNKVKFKILRFEHDKEISSYGKEAVNKLDEDPLKIFKTLIVKDSSSPKNYFTSIVPAEQRLSLKLVSKELKVKKIEIANSDEASRVTGYLVGGISPLGQKKKLETIIDISALNFDTIIVSGGKRGLELELSPLDLAKITNAEFGDICD, from the coding sequence ATGACACCTGCGGTTAATTTATTAAAGAAAAATAAAGTAAAATTTAAAATTTTAAGGTTTGAACATGATAAAGAAATATCATCCTATGGAAAAGAGGCTGTAAACAAACTTGATGAAGACCCTTTGAAAATTTTTAAAACACTTATTGTCAAGGATTCATCTTCACCCAAAAATTATTTTACCTCAATTGTACCGGCTGAACAAAGGCTGAGTCTCAAGCTTGTTTCAAAGGAACTTAAAGTGAAAAAAATTGAGATTGCCAACTCGGATGAAGCCTCGAGAGTTACAGGATATTTAGTTGGAGGAATAAGTCCTTTGGGGCAAAAGAAAAAGCTTGAAACCATAATTGATATTTCAGCCTTGAATTTTGACACAATTATTGTAAGTGGCGGTAAAAGAGGACTTGAGCTGGAACTTTCACCATTAGATCTTGCAAAAATAACTAATGCTGAATTTGGAGATATTTGTGATTAA
- the thiH gene encoding 2-iminoacetate synthase ThiH, translating to MDFYGKIKEFKDFDFENEFSIVTKNQVIDVLDKTFLSANDFFVLLSLEAQNFLEEMAVKANEITLRQFGRVITLFTPMYISNYCINHCVYCGYNCKNKILRKHLTYDEIEREAKFISSSGLKHILVLTGEDKKKANPEYISKACEILKKYFTSIAIEIYPMTIDEYKMVVDSGGDSLTVYQETYNEKLYEKLHPKGPKKDYKFRLDTPKRGAAAGMRSINIGALLGLDEWRKEAFFTGLHADYLFSEFTDAEISVSLPRIRPHEGDFMPDYDVTDKNMVQIMTALRLFMPRCGITISTRENMEFRNNVLPLGVTKMSAGVSTKVGGHTQEEKDTGQFDISDTRNVVEMAGDLKNFGYQPVYKDWQYI from the coding sequence ATGGATTTTTATGGAAAAATTAAAGAATTTAAAGACTTTGATTTTGAAAATGAGTTTAGCATTGTAACCAAAAATCAGGTAATTGATGTTCTTGACAAAACTTTTCTATCTGCAAATGATTTTTTTGTCCTTCTTTCTTTGGAAGCCCAAAATTTTCTTGAAGAAATGGCAGTAAAGGCAAATGAAATAACTTTAAGGCAATTTGGCCGTGTTATTACTTTATTTACTCCCATGTATATCTCAAATTATTGTATAAACCACTGTGTTTATTGTGGATATAATTGTAAAAATAAAATTTTAAGAAAACATCTTACCTATGATGAAATTGAAAGGGAAGCAAAGTTTATTTCATCATCCGGATTAAAGCATATTCTTGTTTTAACAGGAGAAGATAAAAAAAAGGCAAATCCTGAATATATTTCAAAAGCTTGTGAGATTTTAAAGAAATATTTCACATCAATTGCAATAGAAATTTATCCTATGACAATTGATGAATATAAAATGGTTGTTGATTCAGGCGGAGATTCTCTTACCGTTTATCAGGAAACCTATAATGAAAAACTTTATGAAAAACTTCATCCCAAAGGCCCGAAAAAAGATTATAAATTCAGGCTTGATACTCCAAAACGGGGAGCAGCTGCAGGTATGAGGTCAATTAATATCGGAGCTCTTCTAGGTCTTGATGAATGGAGAAAAGAAGCCTTTTTTACAGGTCTTCACGCAGATTATCTTTTTAGTGAATTTACAGATGCAGAAATAAGCGTTTCTTTGCCAAGAATAAGACCCCATGAAGGGGATTTTATGCCGGATTATGATGTAACAGATAAAAATATGGTTCAGATTATGACAGCTTTGAGACTTTTTATGCCAAGATGCGGGATAACAATTTCAACAAGGGAAAATATGGAATTTAGAAATAATGTTTTACCACTTGGTGTTACAAAAATGTCAGCCGGGGTTTCAACAAAGGTAGGAGGACATACCCAGGAAGAAAAAGATACAGGGCAATTTGATATTTCAGATACAAGAAATGTTGTTGAAATGGCTGGGGATTTAAAAAATTTTGGTTATCAGCCTGTATACAAGGATTGGCAGTATATCTGA
- a CDS encoding LysE family translocator, translated as MLTPDVFITFFAASTILALAPGPDNIFVLTQSAIYGRLSGIFVTLGLCTGLIFHTTAVALGVAVIFKTSIIAFNILKYAGAAYLLYLAWMSFKAGSTEIINKEQQKLPFSKLYKRGIIMNITNPKVSIFFLAFLPQFASPERGLVSLQIISLGLIFILATIIVFGSIAFLSGTIGTWFSKSAKAQSILNKTAAAVFFALALKLAIIKQ; from the coding sequence ATGCTTACCCCTGATGTTTTTATAACTTTTTTTGCAGCATCAACAATTCTTGCCCTTGCTCCAGGCCCTGATAATATTTTTGTTCTTACCCAGTCTGCCATTTATGGAAGACTTTCAGGAATTTTTGTAACTTTAGGTCTTTGCACAGGCCTTATTTTTCACACAACAGCTGTTGCTCTTGGAGTTGCTGTGATTTTCAAAACATCTATAATTGCTTTTAATATTTTAAAATATGCAGGGGCTGCCTATCTTTTATATCTTGCCTGGATGAGCTTTAAGGCTGGATCCACTGAAATTATCAATAAAGAACAACAAAAACTGCCTTTTTCAAAACTTTATAAAAGAGGAATAATAATGAATATAACAAACCCTAAGGTTTCAATATTTTTCCTTGCTTTTTTACCTCAATTTGCTTCTCCTGAAAGGGGTTTGGTTTCCCTTCAGATTATTTCCCTGGGACTTATATTTATTCTTGCAACAATTATAGTTTTTGGATCAATTGCTTTTCTTTCAGGAACTATAGGAACCTGGTTTTCAAAATCAGCTAAAGCCCAATCAATTTTAAATAAAACTGCTGCAGCTGTTTTTTTTGCACTGGCATTAAAACTTGCTATTATAAAACAATAG